A single window of Solanum dulcamara chromosome 5, daSolDulc1.2, whole genome shotgun sequence DNA harbors:
- the LOC129888833 gene encoding beta-amylase 8 isoform X4, translating into MNNPHPHISNIQDPDPQFPNPNDDPNPNHPLQLQSHPQPRRPRGFAATSGAAAAATGTINKSRKEREKEKERTKLRERHRRAITSRMLAGLRQYGNFPLPVRADMNDVLAALARHAGWTVEPDGTTFRQSPPPPPPPPPTTNNASNMGPYQVMSVESPVSGSSLRNCSTRTSVDCQPSVPRINESLSPASFDSIVVTESDTKVDKFTSTSPLNSSECLEAGQLMQELHCGEHGSSFSETQYVPVFVMLSSGVINNFCQLMDPDGVKQELQQLKSLKIDGVVVNCWWGIVESWVPQKYEWSGYRELFNIIRDFNMKLQVVMAFHENGGSDTGGMFISLPQWVLEIGKDNQDIFFTDRQGRRNTECLSWGIDKERVLRGRIAIEVYYDLMRSFRTEFDDLFTDGLISAVEIGLGASGELKYPSFSERMGWRYPGIAEGLSETAALPFKFYDKYSLQNLRKAASSRGHSFWAKGPDNAGYYNSKPHETGFFCERGDYDSYYGRFFLHWYRQVLIDHADNILSLATLAFEGIQIVVKIPAIYWWYRTSSHAAELTAGYYNPTNQDGYSSVFEVLRKHSVTIKFVSSGLQVPETDDALADPEGLSWQILNSAWDKEINVAGQNAFPCYDREGLMRLVETAKPRNDPDRHCFSFFAFQPPSPLVQSAICFSELEYFIKCMHGEINNVESS; encoded by the exons GCTTCGCCGCCACAAGCGGCGCCGCCGCTGCTGCTACCGGAACTATAAATAAGAGtaggaaagagagagagaaagagaaggaACGAACGAAGCTACGGGAACGTCACCGGCGAGCAATTACGAGCCGAATGCTTGCTGGACTTCGTCAGTACGGGAATTTCCCACTTCCTGTTCGTGCTGATATGAATGATGTCCTTGCTGCTCTTGCTCGGCACGCCGGTTGGACCGTTGAACCTGATGGTACCACCTTTAGACAATCTCCTccacctcctcctcctcctcctccgaCGACGAATAATGCTTCAAATATG GGGCCTTATCAGGTGATGTCTGTTGAGAGCCCAGTTTCTGGAAGTTCCTTGAGAAATTGCTCAACCAGAACATCCGTGGACTGTCAGCCATCAGTTCCAAGGATCAATGAGAGTTTATCGCCAGCATCTTTTGATTCTATCGTAGTCACAGAAAGTGACACGAAGGTTGATAAATTCACAAGTACCAGTCCATTAAATTCTTCAGAATGTTTAGAGGCAGGCCAG CTCATGCAAGAACTTCACTGTGGAGAGCATGGAAGTAGTTTTTCAGAGACTCAATATGTCCCTGTTTTTGTTATGCTTTCT AGTGGTGTAATCAACAATTTCTGCCAGTTGATGGATCCTGATGGTGTTAAACAGGAGTTACAACAGCTTAAGTCCTTAAAAATTGATGGTGTTGTGGTAAATTGCTGGTGGGGCATCGTTGAAAGCTGGGTGCCTCAAAAATATGAGTGGTCCGGCTACAGAGAATTGTTCAACATAATCCGTGATTTCAATATGAAACTGCAG GTTGTAATGGCATTTCATGAAAATGGAGGAAGTGATACCGGTGGCATGTTCATATCCCTTCCTCAGTGGGTTCTGGAGATAGGCAAAGACAATCAGGATATATTCTTCACTGATCGTCAAGGAAGAAGGAACACTGAATGCCTATCCTGGGGCATTGACAAAGAACGAGTATTAAGAGGTAGAATTGCCATAGAg GTTTACTATGATTTGATGAGAAGCTTCCGCACTGAATTCGATGATTTGTTCACCGATGGTCTAATTTCTGCTGTTGAAATTGGACTTGGAGCTTCTGGGGAGCTAAAATACCCTTCTTTTTCCGAAAGGATGGGATGGAGGTATCCTGGTATTG ccgagggtctttcggaaacagccgccctaccttttaag TTCTATGATAAATATTCTCTGCAGAATCTTCGAAAAGCTGCATCATCAAGGGGGCACTCTTTCTGGGCCAAGGGACCTGATAATGCTGGTTATTACAATTCTAAGCCACATGAAACTGGATTCTTCTGTGAGCGAGGTGATTATGATAGCTACTATGGGAGATTTTTCCTCCATTGGTATAGACAGGTCTTAATAGATCACGCCGATAACATTCTCTCCCTGGCAACTCTTGCATTTGAGGGCATACAGATTGTTGTGAAG ATCCCAGCAATTTATTGGTGGTACAGAACGAGCAGCCATGCGGCAGAGCTCACAGCTGGATATTACAACCCGACAAACCAGGATGGCTATTCTTCAGTTTTTGAGGTTCTCAGAAAGCACTCTGTAACAATAAAGTTTGTAAGCTCAGGGCTTCAGGTTCCAGAAACTGATGATGCATTGGCAGACCCAGAAGGCTTGAGTTGGCAG ATCCTGAATTCAGCATGGGATAAGGAGATTAATGTTGCTGGTCAGAATGCATTTCCTTGTTATGATAGAGAAGGATTGATGAGGCTGGTTGAGACTGCAAAGCCTAGAAATGATCCTGATCGTCACTGCTTCTCTTTTTTTGCATTTCAACCACCATCGCCTTTGGTTCAGAGTGCAATATGTTTCTCGGAACTGGAATACTTCATCAAATGCATGCATG GAGAAATCAACAATGTGGAATCATCATAG
- the LOC129888833 gene encoding beta-amylase 8 isoform X5 encodes MNNPHPHISNIQDPDPQFPNPNDDPNPNHPLQLQSHPQPRRPRGFAATSGAAAAATGTINKSRKEREKEKERTKLRERHRRAITSRMLAGLRQYGNFPLPVRADMNDVLAALARHAGWTVEPDGTTFRQSPPPPPPPPPTTNNASNMGPYQVMSVESPVSGSSLRNCSTRTSVDCQPSVPRINESLSPASFDSIVVTESDTKVDKFTSTSPLNSSECLEAGQLMQELHCGEHGSSFSETQYVPVFVMLSSGVINNFCQLMDPDGVKQELQQLKSLKIDGVVVNCWWGIVESWVPQKYEWSGYRELFNIIRDFNMKLQVVMAFHENGGSDTGGMFISLPQWVLEIGKDNQDIFFTDRQGRRNTECLSWGIDKERVLRGRIAIEVYYDLMRSFRTEFDDLFTDGLISAVEIGLGASGELKYPSFSERMGWRYPGIGEFQFYDKYSLQNLRKAASSRGHSFWAKGPDNAGYYNSKPHETGFFCERGDYDSYYGRFFLHWYRQVLIDHADNILSLATLAFEGIQIVVKIPAIYWWYRTSSHAAELTAGYYNPTNQDGYSSVFEVLRKHSVTIKFVSSGLQVPETDDALADPEGLSWQILNSAWDKEINVAGQNAFPCYDREGLMRLVETAKPRNDPDRHCFSFFAFQPPSPLVQSAICFSELEYFIKCMHGEINNVESS; translated from the exons GCTTCGCCGCCACAAGCGGCGCCGCCGCTGCTGCTACCGGAACTATAAATAAGAGtaggaaagagagagagaaagagaaggaACGAACGAAGCTACGGGAACGTCACCGGCGAGCAATTACGAGCCGAATGCTTGCTGGACTTCGTCAGTACGGGAATTTCCCACTTCCTGTTCGTGCTGATATGAATGATGTCCTTGCTGCTCTTGCTCGGCACGCCGGTTGGACCGTTGAACCTGATGGTACCACCTTTAGACAATCTCCTccacctcctcctcctcctcctccgaCGACGAATAATGCTTCAAATATG GGGCCTTATCAGGTGATGTCTGTTGAGAGCCCAGTTTCTGGAAGTTCCTTGAGAAATTGCTCAACCAGAACATCCGTGGACTGTCAGCCATCAGTTCCAAGGATCAATGAGAGTTTATCGCCAGCATCTTTTGATTCTATCGTAGTCACAGAAAGTGACACGAAGGTTGATAAATTCACAAGTACCAGTCCATTAAATTCTTCAGAATGTTTAGAGGCAGGCCAG CTCATGCAAGAACTTCACTGTGGAGAGCATGGAAGTAGTTTTTCAGAGACTCAATATGTCCCTGTTTTTGTTATGCTTTCT AGTGGTGTAATCAACAATTTCTGCCAGTTGATGGATCCTGATGGTGTTAAACAGGAGTTACAACAGCTTAAGTCCTTAAAAATTGATGGTGTTGTGGTAAATTGCTGGTGGGGCATCGTTGAAAGCTGGGTGCCTCAAAAATATGAGTGGTCCGGCTACAGAGAATTGTTCAACATAATCCGTGATTTCAATATGAAACTGCAG GTTGTAATGGCATTTCATGAAAATGGAGGAAGTGATACCGGTGGCATGTTCATATCCCTTCCTCAGTGGGTTCTGGAGATAGGCAAAGACAATCAGGATATATTCTTCACTGATCGTCAAGGAAGAAGGAACACTGAATGCCTATCCTGGGGCATTGACAAAGAACGAGTATTAAGAGGTAGAATTGCCATAGAg GTTTACTATGATTTGATGAGAAGCTTCCGCACTGAATTCGATGATTTGTTCACCGATGGTCTAATTTCTGCTGTTGAAATTGGACTTGGAGCTTCTGGGGAGCTAAAATACCCTTCTTTTTCCGAAAGGATGGGATGGAGGTATCCTGGTATTGGTGAGTTTCAG TTCTATGATAAATATTCTCTGCAGAATCTTCGAAAAGCTGCATCATCAAGGGGGCACTCTTTCTGGGCCAAGGGACCTGATAATGCTGGTTATTACAATTCTAAGCCACATGAAACTGGATTCTTCTGTGAGCGAGGTGATTATGATAGCTACTATGGGAGATTTTTCCTCCATTGGTATAGACAGGTCTTAATAGATCACGCCGATAACATTCTCTCCCTGGCAACTCTTGCATTTGAGGGCATACAGATTGTTGTGAAG ATCCCAGCAATTTATTGGTGGTACAGAACGAGCAGCCATGCGGCAGAGCTCACAGCTGGATATTACAACCCGACAAACCAGGATGGCTATTCTTCAGTTTTTGAGGTTCTCAGAAAGCACTCTGTAACAATAAAGTTTGTAAGCTCAGGGCTTCAGGTTCCAGAAACTGATGATGCATTGGCAGACCCAGAAGGCTTGAGTTGGCAG ATCCTGAATTCAGCATGGGATAAGGAGATTAATGTTGCTGGTCAGAATGCATTTCCTTGTTATGATAGAGAAGGATTGATGAGGCTGGTTGAGACTGCAAAGCCTAGAAATGATCCTGATCGTCACTGCTTCTCTTTTTTTGCATTTCAACCACCATCGCCTTTGGTTCAGAGTGCAATATGTTTCTCGGAACTGGAATACTTCATCAAATGCATGCATG GAGAAATCAACAATGTGGAATCATCATAG
- the LOC129888833 gene encoding beta-amylase 8 isoform X2, producing MNNPHPHISNIQDPDPQFPNPNDDPNPNHPLQLQSHPQPRRPRGFAATSGAAAAATGTINKSRKEREKEKERTKLRERHRRAITSRMLAGLRQYGNFPLPVRADMNDVLAALARHAGWTVEPDGTTFRQSPPPPPPPPPTTNNASNMVMSVESPVSGSSLRNCSTRTSVDCQPSVPRINESLSPASFDSIVVTESDTKVDKFTSTSPLNSSECLEAGQLMQELHCGEHGSSFSETQYVPVFVMLSSGVINNFCQLMDPDGVKQELQQLKSLKIDGVVVNCWWGIVESWVPQKYEWSGYRELFNIIRDFNMKLQVVMAFHENGGSDTGGMFISLPQWVLEIGKDNQDIFFTDRQGRRNTECLSWGIDKERVLRGRIAIEVYYDLMRSFRTEFDDLFTDGLISAVEIGLGASGELKYPSFSERMGWRYPGIAEGLSETAALPFKFYDKYSLQNLRKAASSRGHSFWAKGPDNAGYYNSKPHETGFFCERGDYDSYYGRFFLHWYRQVLIDHADNILSLATLAFEGIQIVVKIPAIYWWYRTSSHAAELTAGYYNPTNQDGYSSVFEVLRKHSVTIKFVSSGLQVPETDDALADPEGLSWQILNSAWDKEINVAGQNAFPCYDREGLMRLVETAKPRNDPDRHCFSFFAFQPPSPLVQSAICFSELEYFIKCMHGEGDYKRGNRTLTNEMKVKVTNQQSLLRFLFF from the exons GCTTCGCCGCCACAAGCGGCGCCGCCGCTGCTGCTACCGGAACTATAAATAAGAGtaggaaagagagagagaaagagaaggaACGAACGAAGCTACGGGAACGTCACCGGCGAGCAATTACGAGCCGAATGCTTGCTGGACTTCGTCAGTACGGGAATTTCCCACTTCCTGTTCGTGCTGATATGAATGATGTCCTTGCTGCTCTTGCTCGGCACGCCGGTTGGACCGTTGAACCTGATGGTACCACCTTTAGACAATCTCCTccacctcctcctcctcctcctccgaCGACGAATAATGCTTCAAATATG GTGATGTCTGTTGAGAGCCCAGTTTCTGGAAGTTCCTTGAGAAATTGCTCAACCAGAACATCCGTGGACTGTCAGCCATCAGTTCCAAGGATCAATGAGAGTTTATCGCCAGCATCTTTTGATTCTATCGTAGTCACAGAAAGTGACACGAAGGTTGATAAATTCACAAGTACCAGTCCATTAAATTCTTCAGAATGTTTAGAGGCAGGCCAG CTCATGCAAGAACTTCACTGTGGAGAGCATGGAAGTAGTTTTTCAGAGACTCAATATGTCCCTGTTTTTGTTATGCTTTCT AGTGGTGTAATCAACAATTTCTGCCAGTTGATGGATCCTGATGGTGTTAAACAGGAGTTACAACAGCTTAAGTCCTTAAAAATTGATGGTGTTGTGGTAAATTGCTGGTGGGGCATCGTTGAAAGCTGGGTGCCTCAAAAATATGAGTGGTCCGGCTACAGAGAATTGTTCAACATAATCCGTGATTTCAATATGAAACTGCAG GTTGTAATGGCATTTCATGAAAATGGAGGAAGTGATACCGGTGGCATGTTCATATCCCTTCCTCAGTGGGTTCTGGAGATAGGCAAAGACAATCAGGATATATTCTTCACTGATCGTCAAGGAAGAAGGAACACTGAATGCCTATCCTGGGGCATTGACAAAGAACGAGTATTAAGAGGTAGAATTGCCATAGAg GTTTACTATGATTTGATGAGAAGCTTCCGCACTGAATTCGATGATTTGTTCACCGATGGTCTAATTTCTGCTGTTGAAATTGGACTTGGAGCTTCTGGGGAGCTAAAATACCCTTCTTTTTCCGAAAGGATGGGATGGAGGTATCCTGGTATTG ccgagggtctttcggaaacagccgccctaccttttaag TTCTATGATAAATATTCTCTGCAGAATCTTCGAAAAGCTGCATCATCAAGGGGGCACTCTTTCTGGGCCAAGGGACCTGATAATGCTGGTTATTACAATTCTAAGCCACATGAAACTGGATTCTTCTGTGAGCGAGGTGATTATGATAGCTACTATGGGAGATTTTTCCTCCATTGGTATAGACAGGTCTTAATAGATCACGCCGATAACATTCTCTCCCTGGCAACTCTTGCATTTGAGGGCATACAGATTGTTGTGAAG ATCCCAGCAATTTATTGGTGGTACAGAACGAGCAGCCATGCGGCAGAGCTCACAGCTGGATATTACAACCCGACAAACCAGGATGGCTATTCTTCAGTTTTTGAGGTTCTCAGAAAGCACTCTGTAACAATAAAGTTTGTAAGCTCAGGGCTTCAGGTTCCAGAAACTGATGATGCATTGGCAGACCCAGAAGGCTTGAGTTGGCAG ATCCTGAATTCAGCATGGGATAAGGAGATTAATGTTGCTGGTCAGAATGCATTTCCTTGTTATGATAGAGAAGGATTGATGAGGCTGGTTGAGACTGCAAAGCCTAGAAATGATCCTGATCGTCACTGCTTCTCTTTTTTTGCATTTCAACCACCATCGCCTTTGGTTCAGAGTGCAATATGTTTCTCGGAACTGGAATACTTCATCAAATGCATGCATG GGGAAGGGGATTACAAGAGGGGGAATCGAACCCTCACCAACGAGATGAAAGTTAAGGTAACTAATCAACAAAGCTTACTAAGATTCCtctttttttaa
- the LOC129888833 gene encoding beta-amylase 8 isoform X1 translates to MNNPHPHISNIQDPDPQFPNPNDDPNPNHPLQLQSHPQPRRPRGFAATSGAAAAATGTINKSRKEREKEKERTKLRERHRRAITSRMLAGLRQYGNFPLPVRADMNDVLAALARHAGWTVEPDGTTFRQSPPPPPPPPPTTNNASNMGPYQVMSVESPVSGSSLRNCSTRTSVDCQPSVPRINESLSPASFDSIVVTESDTKVDKFTSTSPLNSSECLEAGQLMQELHCGEHGSSFSETQYVPVFVMLSSGVINNFCQLMDPDGVKQELQQLKSLKIDGVVVNCWWGIVESWVPQKYEWSGYRELFNIIRDFNMKLQVVMAFHENGGSDTGGMFISLPQWVLEIGKDNQDIFFTDRQGRRNTECLSWGIDKERVLRGRIAIEVYYDLMRSFRTEFDDLFTDGLISAVEIGLGASGELKYPSFSERMGWRYPGIAEGLSETAALPFKFYDKYSLQNLRKAASSRGHSFWAKGPDNAGYYNSKPHETGFFCERGDYDSYYGRFFLHWYRQVLIDHADNILSLATLAFEGIQIVVKIPAIYWWYRTSSHAAELTAGYYNPTNQDGYSSVFEVLRKHSVTIKFVSSGLQVPETDDALADPEGLSWQILNSAWDKEINVAGQNAFPCYDREGLMRLVETAKPRNDPDRHCFSFFAFQPPSPLVQSAICFSELEYFIKCMHGEGDYKRGNRTLTNEMKVKVTNQQSLLRFLFF, encoded by the exons GCTTCGCCGCCACAAGCGGCGCCGCCGCTGCTGCTACCGGAACTATAAATAAGAGtaggaaagagagagagaaagagaaggaACGAACGAAGCTACGGGAACGTCACCGGCGAGCAATTACGAGCCGAATGCTTGCTGGACTTCGTCAGTACGGGAATTTCCCACTTCCTGTTCGTGCTGATATGAATGATGTCCTTGCTGCTCTTGCTCGGCACGCCGGTTGGACCGTTGAACCTGATGGTACCACCTTTAGACAATCTCCTccacctcctcctcctcctcctccgaCGACGAATAATGCTTCAAATATG GGGCCTTATCAGGTGATGTCTGTTGAGAGCCCAGTTTCTGGAAGTTCCTTGAGAAATTGCTCAACCAGAACATCCGTGGACTGTCAGCCATCAGTTCCAAGGATCAATGAGAGTTTATCGCCAGCATCTTTTGATTCTATCGTAGTCACAGAAAGTGACACGAAGGTTGATAAATTCACAAGTACCAGTCCATTAAATTCTTCAGAATGTTTAGAGGCAGGCCAG CTCATGCAAGAACTTCACTGTGGAGAGCATGGAAGTAGTTTTTCAGAGACTCAATATGTCCCTGTTTTTGTTATGCTTTCT AGTGGTGTAATCAACAATTTCTGCCAGTTGATGGATCCTGATGGTGTTAAACAGGAGTTACAACAGCTTAAGTCCTTAAAAATTGATGGTGTTGTGGTAAATTGCTGGTGGGGCATCGTTGAAAGCTGGGTGCCTCAAAAATATGAGTGGTCCGGCTACAGAGAATTGTTCAACATAATCCGTGATTTCAATATGAAACTGCAG GTTGTAATGGCATTTCATGAAAATGGAGGAAGTGATACCGGTGGCATGTTCATATCCCTTCCTCAGTGGGTTCTGGAGATAGGCAAAGACAATCAGGATATATTCTTCACTGATCGTCAAGGAAGAAGGAACACTGAATGCCTATCCTGGGGCATTGACAAAGAACGAGTATTAAGAGGTAGAATTGCCATAGAg GTTTACTATGATTTGATGAGAAGCTTCCGCACTGAATTCGATGATTTGTTCACCGATGGTCTAATTTCTGCTGTTGAAATTGGACTTGGAGCTTCTGGGGAGCTAAAATACCCTTCTTTTTCCGAAAGGATGGGATGGAGGTATCCTGGTATTG ccgagggtctttcggaaacagccgccctaccttttaag TTCTATGATAAATATTCTCTGCAGAATCTTCGAAAAGCTGCATCATCAAGGGGGCACTCTTTCTGGGCCAAGGGACCTGATAATGCTGGTTATTACAATTCTAAGCCACATGAAACTGGATTCTTCTGTGAGCGAGGTGATTATGATAGCTACTATGGGAGATTTTTCCTCCATTGGTATAGACAGGTCTTAATAGATCACGCCGATAACATTCTCTCCCTGGCAACTCTTGCATTTGAGGGCATACAGATTGTTGTGAAG ATCCCAGCAATTTATTGGTGGTACAGAACGAGCAGCCATGCGGCAGAGCTCACAGCTGGATATTACAACCCGACAAACCAGGATGGCTATTCTTCAGTTTTTGAGGTTCTCAGAAAGCACTCTGTAACAATAAAGTTTGTAAGCTCAGGGCTTCAGGTTCCAGAAACTGATGATGCATTGGCAGACCCAGAAGGCTTGAGTTGGCAG ATCCTGAATTCAGCATGGGATAAGGAGATTAATGTTGCTGGTCAGAATGCATTTCCTTGTTATGATAGAGAAGGATTGATGAGGCTGGTTGAGACTGCAAAGCCTAGAAATGATCCTGATCGTCACTGCTTCTCTTTTTTTGCATTTCAACCACCATCGCCTTTGGTTCAGAGTGCAATATGTTTCTCGGAACTGGAATACTTCATCAAATGCATGCATG GGGAAGGGGATTACAAGAGGGGGAATCGAACCCTCACCAACGAGATGAAAGTTAAGGTAACTAATCAACAAAGCTTACTAAGATTCCtctttttttaa
- the LOC129888833 gene encoding beta-amylase 8 isoform X3, whose translation MNNPHPHISNIQDPDPQFPNPNDDPNPNHPLQLQSHPQPRRPRGFAATSGAAAAATGTINKSRKEREKEKERTKLRERHRRAITSRMLAGLRQYGNFPLPVRADMNDVLAALARHAGWTVEPDGTTFRQSPPPPPPPPPTTNNASNMGPYQVMSVESPVSGSSLRNCSTRTSVDCQPSVPRINESLSPASFDSIVVTESDTKVDKFTSTSPLNSSECLEAGQLMQELHCGEHGSSFSETQYVPVFVMLSSGVINNFCQLMDPDGVKQELQQLKSLKIDGVVVNCWWGIVESWVPQKYEWSGYRELFNIIRDFNMKLQVVMAFHENGGSDTGGMFISLPQWVLEIGKDNQDIFFTDRQGRRNTECLSWGIDKERVLRGRIAIEVYYDLMRSFRTEFDDLFTDGLISAVEIGLGASGELKYPSFSERMGWRYPGIGEFQFYDKYSLQNLRKAASSRGHSFWAKGPDNAGYYNSKPHETGFFCERGDYDSYYGRFFLHWYRQVLIDHADNILSLATLAFEGIQIVVKIPAIYWWYRTSSHAAELTAGYYNPTNQDGYSSVFEVLRKHSVTIKFVSSGLQVPETDDALADPEGLSWQILNSAWDKEINVAGQNAFPCYDREGLMRLVETAKPRNDPDRHCFSFFAFQPPSPLVQSAICFSELEYFIKCMHGEGDYKRGNRTLTNEMKVKVTNQQSLLRFLFF comes from the exons GCTTCGCCGCCACAAGCGGCGCCGCCGCTGCTGCTACCGGAACTATAAATAAGAGtaggaaagagagagagaaagagaaggaACGAACGAAGCTACGGGAACGTCACCGGCGAGCAATTACGAGCCGAATGCTTGCTGGACTTCGTCAGTACGGGAATTTCCCACTTCCTGTTCGTGCTGATATGAATGATGTCCTTGCTGCTCTTGCTCGGCACGCCGGTTGGACCGTTGAACCTGATGGTACCACCTTTAGACAATCTCCTccacctcctcctcctcctcctccgaCGACGAATAATGCTTCAAATATG GGGCCTTATCAGGTGATGTCTGTTGAGAGCCCAGTTTCTGGAAGTTCCTTGAGAAATTGCTCAACCAGAACATCCGTGGACTGTCAGCCATCAGTTCCAAGGATCAATGAGAGTTTATCGCCAGCATCTTTTGATTCTATCGTAGTCACAGAAAGTGACACGAAGGTTGATAAATTCACAAGTACCAGTCCATTAAATTCTTCAGAATGTTTAGAGGCAGGCCAG CTCATGCAAGAACTTCACTGTGGAGAGCATGGAAGTAGTTTTTCAGAGACTCAATATGTCCCTGTTTTTGTTATGCTTTCT AGTGGTGTAATCAACAATTTCTGCCAGTTGATGGATCCTGATGGTGTTAAACAGGAGTTACAACAGCTTAAGTCCTTAAAAATTGATGGTGTTGTGGTAAATTGCTGGTGGGGCATCGTTGAAAGCTGGGTGCCTCAAAAATATGAGTGGTCCGGCTACAGAGAATTGTTCAACATAATCCGTGATTTCAATATGAAACTGCAG GTTGTAATGGCATTTCATGAAAATGGAGGAAGTGATACCGGTGGCATGTTCATATCCCTTCCTCAGTGGGTTCTGGAGATAGGCAAAGACAATCAGGATATATTCTTCACTGATCGTCAAGGAAGAAGGAACACTGAATGCCTATCCTGGGGCATTGACAAAGAACGAGTATTAAGAGGTAGAATTGCCATAGAg GTTTACTATGATTTGATGAGAAGCTTCCGCACTGAATTCGATGATTTGTTCACCGATGGTCTAATTTCTGCTGTTGAAATTGGACTTGGAGCTTCTGGGGAGCTAAAATACCCTTCTTTTTCCGAAAGGATGGGATGGAGGTATCCTGGTATTGGTGAGTTTCAG TTCTATGATAAATATTCTCTGCAGAATCTTCGAAAAGCTGCATCATCAAGGGGGCACTCTTTCTGGGCCAAGGGACCTGATAATGCTGGTTATTACAATTCTAAGCCACATGAAACTGGATTCTTCTGTGAGCGAGGTGATTATGATAGCTACTATGGGAGATTTTTCCTCCATTGGTATAGACAGGTCTTAATAGATCACGCCGATAACATTCTCTCCCTGGCAACTCTTGCATTTGAGGGCATACAGATTGTTGTGAAG ATCCCAGCAATTTATTGGTGGTACAGAACGAGCAGCCATGCGGCAGAGCTCACAGCTGGATATTACAACCCGACAAACCAGGATGGCTATTCTTCAGTTTTTGAGGTTCTCAGAAAGCACTCTGTAACAATAAAGTTTGTAAGCTCAGGGCTTCAGGTTCCAGAAACTGATGATGCATTGGCAGACCCAGAAGGCTTGAGTTGGCAG ATCCTGAATTCAGCATGGGATAAGGAGATTAATGTTGCTGGTCAGAATGCATTTCCTTGTTATGATAGAGAAGGATTGATGAGGCTGGTTGAGACTGCAAAGCCTAGAAATGATCCTGATCGTCACTGCTTCTCTTTTTTTGCATTTCAACCACCATCGCCTTTGGTTCAGAGTGCAATATGTTTCTCGGAACTGGAATACTTCATCAAATGCATGCATG GGGAAGGGGATTACAAGAGGGGGAATCGAACCCTCACCAACGAGATGAAAGTTAAGGTAACTAATCAACAAAGCTTACTAAGATTCCtctttttttaa